GCGGGCGGCGTTCTCGAACGTCGGCGGATTCCTGCTCGTTGCGAACCCCATCCCCTCGACGGACCGCAGACGATTCGTGCCGACGGCGGCGTAGACCGCCGCCGCGACCATCAGGTACTCGCCGGACTCCTCGTGGCGGCCGCTGATATCGACGCCGACAACGGTGGTTCCGCTGGCGTTAGCCTCGCCGGGCCTTCACCTCGGTTTCCACGTCCGCAATGCCCATGTGAGGAGGCTACGGTCCCGCGGCATTTCAATCATGCGTCGGCCGGACTTCCGAGAGGTCGTCGCCAATCGACTGCTCACCGACCGTTCGTGGCGTTGATCGCCTCGTCGTACCACGGTGGTCGTTCGACGGTCGTCTCGCCGACCGCCGAGTATCGAACGTCCATCGTCCGATGGCCCGAGACGTTCCCGCGCTCGAAGTCGTACTCGTAGGTGAGGTCTGTCACTAGACCCGACGGAGCGACGAGCGCGGTGGCCGTGAGGTTCGTCGCCCGGACTTCGACGGTCTCGTTAGAGTAGCGGTAGGTGAACGTCTCGTCGTCGCGCTCGGCCGCGACTTGGAACCACATCCGTTCGTTCCGTTCGACCGTCGTCACGCTCGTCTCGGAGGCGTCGAACGCGTCCGTGAGAAGCGACGTGCTACTGAACTGGGTCGCCGCAAATCCTCGCCCCGCGTGGCGTCGATAGTTATCGGTGTTGAACAGCGTGACTGAACCGTTCGTGTAGACGCGAAGGTCGTCGATTGCGTGCCCGCCGACGGTGACGCCGGTCCCGGTCTGTGTGTTGTTGAACCGCAGTCGTTCGGGACCGACCTGTACGCGTTCGGTCCAGTTGCCGAGTCGGGTTCCGTTCGGGGCGGTGACGGTCGCGTTCCGAGTGTACGTGTACGACCGATTCGCCAGCGCCGCTTCGTGGGCGGCGGCGAACGCCTCGGCGTCCGTCACTCCCGACGGGGAGAGGCCCGGAGGAGAATCGTCTTCGACTACGGTCGCTGTCGTCGTATCGTCAGTATTTGTCGTCGCAGTAGCGGTTGCAGTCGTCGGAATTGTAGTCGTCACGTCTGTTACAGTCGTCGTCTCGGCAGTAGTCGAGGGCGATGCTTCGCTTCCGCCGGGTGCGCTACTGCATCCCGCGAGGACGAGCGTCAGTCCGAGGAGAGCCGTCAGGGCAACGCGTTTCATGTCTACCTATTGACTGTCGCTGTACAAATATTTCCGGTCGATACGTCGCGTAGGCGAACTACCGCCGAGACCGCGTCCAGTATTAAAGTAGCACCTAGAACTTGAACCGCTCTCGGTCGTAATCAATGACGGAGTAGTTCACCACAAGAACCTTAACCCGCTAATGAGCCATTTTGGATATGCCCCTCGAAATAGACCCCCAACAACTCGGACTCGAATTCGGGTCCGGGGCCGTCGTCGGCGGTATCATCGGCTTTGCCGCCAAGAAGATAGCGAAGCTACTCGCCGTCATCGTCGGTCTCGAACTGGCTCTCTTCAAGTTCCTCGAATCGCGCGGTATCCTGACGGTCGATTGGGACCGCCTCACTGCGGGCGTCCTCCAGACCAGCGAAGTCGCCCAGAACGGCGCGCCCCCGTCGTGGGTGACGACCATCCTCTCGACGCTCTCGGTCGGTGCCGGGTTCACCGGCGGCTTCATGGTCGGCTTCCGGAAGGGATAGTTTCGAAGTCGTACTGCTCAGCGGCGTCTCGCCGTTCGACGCTCTCCGCGACGACGGTCGGCACGAACCGCTTCATTTTCCACGCCTGATAGACCGTCAGTCCGAGCGCACCCAGCACGGCGACCAGCCCGAACAGCGGTCGCTGGACGACCAGAAGCGTGTAGCCGAGTGCCGCGGCGCTCGCTACCCCCGCGAATGCGAGGAGGACGAGGCGGCGCTTCCGTAGCTCGTCTTCGTGAGCGGCGACGATTTCGCCAGCGCGACCTGCTTCGACCGCCCGATAGGTGGTCTCGTCGTTGGGTTGGTCGTACGCCAGCACGTCTACGAGCGCCATTTAGCGCATGCTGATGTCGTCTTCGTCCTTGATAATCTGGGTCTCGGCCTCGCCGCTGGTGTGTTCGTTCACGAGGTCGTAGAAGTCGTTCTGCATTCCCGCGGGGAACGTGAGGACGCCGACCCACCCGCCGTCGTTCTGCCACTCCTCGCGTTCGAGTTCGCCGAACTGCCGAATCTTGGCCTGCGCGCTCCCGGCGTAGTCGGCGGGCACCTGCACCGCGACGGTCACTTCGTCGAACCGGATGGGGATGACCGGCCGGAGCGCGTCGAGGGCGTCATCGACCTGCGTCTCGACGGGTTCCATCGGATCGACGCGAAAGTCGGTTTCCTCCAGCGCGGACTCGATGCGCTCGGGTGGGTGGGGCGCGTTGTCCATCTGGGGGTTGACCGCGTTGCGCGTGATGCGGTTGACCAGATTCTTGTGCTTCTGTTCTTGCATCTCGCGGCGCTGTTCGGCCGTAATCTGTATCTCTCCGTCCGTGATGACCTCGGGGATGATTTCGAGCGGGTCGGTCGTGCCGAACACCTCTTCGAGGGCGCTCTCGGCGGGTCGGTCGCCGCGACTCGCGTTCTCGAACACGTCCTCGGCCGCGATAACGTCGGTTAGTTCGCCGTCGAAGTCGCCGCGCTTGATTTCGAGCGCGGCGTCGGGGTCTACCAGCACCTCGAACCGTTCGCCGTGGGATTCGAGGCGGGCGGTCACCGCCTCTTCGAGTGGTATCATGGATTACGGTAGTGCCCCGCGGCTAAAATAAGCTTCCCGTCGGAGAAGAGCACCCCCGACCCTACTCGTCGGTCCGTCGCTCCACGAGGAGCAACACGGCTAACCCGAGGATGATGATGGTGTAGGCGGTCGCGGCCAACAGCGCGGCGTTTTCGGAACTGTACTCGCCAGTTCGGAAGATAATCGCCTTCCGGACCATGGCGATGACGCCGGTGTAGATGACCAACCGGACGATGCGGCGGGTGTTGCTCTCTTGGGTGTAGGCGACGACGGTCTCGTACACCTCCACGATGATGAACAGCAACAGCGCGGTGTCGATAAACCCGACGACGACGAGCGGATCGGTGATGTCGCCGCTGACCGCCGTCTGGAAAATCTGCAACCCGAGGTCGAAGACGCCGATGGCGAACAGAACGACTAACACGAGCGCCGCGACGACCTCGACGTAGCGGATGAGCGACTCGCTCATATCGAGGATTCGCTCCGGGGTGGTGTCGGCCTCCGAGACCGAAGCGTCCGCAACCTCCTCGTCGGCGGCCATACGCCTGAGTTGGGTTACATCATAAAGAATCTAGGTTTCAGTCAGCGATTCGAGAAGATCGAACTGGACCAACTATATAATATATTTTATATTTTATTATTAAATATTTATCTATTAATTAGAAAATATTAACTTATTATGGTAGGACTTCCAACCGCAATGTCCGAAACACGACGATCGGTACTGAAGAAAGGAATCGCCGCGGCAACTGTCGGTAGTGCCGGACTCGCTAGCGTCACCGGTTCGGCATCGGCGGCGACGTACGATACCCTAATTCGGGTCGAACCGAAGAACACCTCAACTGGCCCACAGAACTACGAGGTGGAGTTCCCGAGTGCGTACGTAGAAGGTGAAGACGGGAGCATCGAGAGTGACACGTACTTCCAGTCGGAAAACGGTAAGATCCAGTTTGGCGGGACCGTCAACTTTGATGGCGATAGATTCGACGAGATTTCCACTACGGCCGACCCGGCGAACGTAGAAGTGAACTTCGCCGACGACGTGTACGTTCTCGTCAACGACGAGTTTATTTACTACTAGTTTCAGTCGAAAGCCTGAGCGGAGCCGTTACTACGACGACTATTTTTGACGGATTACTCCTCCTGCGCCGCGAACTCGACCAGCGTCAAGTCCCTATCCAGCATGCAGTAGTCGTGGGGCGGGTCACCCAGTATTTCGGCTATCTGGTAGTCCTCGTCGAAGTCCGCGCCGACCGGTTCGCAGTACTCGTGGCTCGGACACTCCGTGTGCGGGCACGGCCCGTCGAGACTCGCCTTGCTCCCGGCGTAGGCGTTCTTCGCGGAGACGTTGGCTTTCATTCCGACTGGTTCGACCTCGACGGCCGTGACGCCGGTGTCGTGGACGCCGCAGTCGAGGGTTTGGGCACCCTCGCGCACGTCGCTAACGCGGTAGCGCACGCCTTCCGAGAGGTTGAGACACTGGTCGCGGTACGGACAGCCGTCACAGGCGGCGGCTTCGCCCTGATAGACGAACTCCTGTCCGGGGTTGGCGAGTCGAGTTCCGATGAGGGTGATGGACGACATGGCGACGAATACGCAGGCCGCTCGGTTAAGACTCTCGTCCCATCGTTTCGAGACGCCGTCGGTGCGAAATTCGCGTAGACGCCGGTCGCTCGGCGGCCAAAATCACCGAGCGCGCGACGAGCGTTCGTTACTCCCCAGTCAGTTCGTCCAGTTCGTCCAGATACGCATCCCGCGGGACCTGATACGCGTCCCGATAGTCGAGGTCCCCACGGGCGAACTCCGCGGCGAGTTCGCGTGCGTTCTCGACCGCTTCCGCGCGCGTGTCGTACGTCCGCGCCGGGACGAGTTCGACCTCGGGTTCGAGGAAGAACTCGACGCGCCAGACGTTCGTCCGCCCGTATTCGGCCTCCGCGGCCGGTCGGTTGGCCTGTCCCGCCGCGACGTACAGCGTCGGCATGCAGGCCGCGGGGAACTGGTCGGCGTCGAACACGTCCGGGCGATACGCGTAGATTGCCCGCCCGTCGGGTTCGTCGTTCCAGACCGTCCAGCCTTCCGGCAGGTCCGCGTCGGTCGGTCCGTCGCGCGCCGACGAGTCGGGGTCGGAGTCGCGCCGGGATGAGGTGTCGGGGTCGCTCTCCGGTGACATGTCGGCGTCGTTCGTATCGTCGCCGTCGCTCATATACGTCGGTTCGCCCCTGTCGCGGAAGACCTTACTGGTCGCCAGCGGGCGACAGCGACTCCCTGCGTACGGGTATATTTAAAGACGTTATATGGTACTAACTCTCAAACGAGGGACGACGCCACTCGCCCGCCTCAGTCGTCGGATTCGAGAGAGTTAATTCAGTGAGAGCCGAAATTGAATCGGAATAACATTTATATGGCTTCATCCCATCTATTAAATAGTATCGGTGGTAACGCGCCACGCGGTATGCGGTAACACCTACCAAAACACATTCACGTCCGCCCGAACCCTGTCGCCCTCCGATGTCGTGTCGCAGTGAATGTGGTGTGGGGATGGCACGCACATGATCGGCCAGCACGTAAGCGTCCCGCGCGCGAGCGGGACCGAAGGGGTTGAAAGGGGCATCTGGCACCGACAGCACCGAGCTTGCGGTAAGTTGTCAATTAACAGACTGGCCGACACCTCTTTGTGCGTGTGTAACTACCACATATTTCGACCGCGAACGGCCAGAACCATCGGTCAGCGGTTCGCGCGCTCTCGGACTCTCCCAACGAAATACGTGATACGATGACAGAATCACTGGAAGAACTCAGCCAGCGGTACCAAGAATCGATGCCCGAAGACCTCCGCGAGACCAAGTCCTTCGACTGGTATCTCGACGAGGTGTACGAGGACCCAAAAATCGCCAGAAACGCCCACCAGCGGGTCGCGGACATGTTCGACTACTACGGCACCGAGTACGACGAGGACGCCGGAGTCGTCGAATACCTGCTCGCCTCGGAGGACCCGCTTCACGACGGCGAGAACACCTTCTACGGCCACGAGATTCACCGCGCAATCCACGAGTTCGTGAACAAAGTGAAGTCCGGCGCGCGCGGTCTCGGCCCGGAGAAGCGTATCAAACTCCTGCTAGGTCCGGTCGGCTCGGGCAAGTCTGACTTCGACCGGCAGGTCCGGACCTACTTCGAGGACTACACTCTCAGCGACGAGGGCCGGATGTACACCTACCGGTGGACGAACCTCTGTGAGGTGATTCACGACCAAGACCCGGCCGACGACACGGTCCGGTCGCCGATGAACCAAGACCCCCTCGTCTTACTCCCGGTGGACCAGCGCCAGCGCGTCATCGACGACCTCAACGAGAATCTGGACGCGCCCTACACAATCCAGAACGAGCAGAGCCTCGACCCCGCCTCGGCGTTCTACATGGACGAACTGCTGGCCCACTACGACGACGACATCAAGCAGGTGCTGGAGAATCACGTCGAGGTCGTCCGTCTCACGGCCGACGAGAACAAGCGACAAGCCGTCGAGACCTTCGAACCGAAGGACAAGAAGAATCAGGACGAGACCGAGCTGACCGGCGACGTGAACTACAGCAAAATCGCCATCTACGGCGAGTCCGACCCCCGCGCGTTCGACTACTCGGGGGCGTTCTGTAACGCGAATCGGGGCATCTTCTCGGGCGAGGAACTCCTAAAGCTTCAGCGCGAATTCCTCTACGACTTCCTCCACGCCACGCAAGAACAGACCATCAAGCCGAAGAACAACCCCCGAATCGACATCGACCAGGTCATCGTCGGCCGGACGAACATGCCCGAGTACCGGGACAAGAAGGGCGACGAGAAGATGGAGGCGTTCAACGACCGGACCAAGCGCATCGACTTCCCGTACGTCCTCGAATACGACGAGGAGTCCCAAATCTACCGGAAGATGCTGTTCAACGCCGACGTGCCCGACGTTCACATCGAGCCACACACGCTCGAAATGGCGGGACTGTTCGGCGTCCTGACCCGCATCGAGGAACCCGACAGCGAGATGGTAGACCTGATGCAGAAGGTCAAGGCCTACAACGGCGAAATCAAGGACGGCGAGGACGTGGACGTGAAGAAACTCCGCGAGGAGGGCGAGGAGTCCGCCGACATCGGTGAGGGGATGGAAGGGGTTTCGGCCCGGTTCATCGGCGACGAAATCGCGGAGGCCATCATGAACTCGACCCACCGCGATAGGGGGTTCCTCTCGCCTCTGTCGGTGTTCAACCACTTCGAGGAGAACCTCGAAAATCACGGCTCCATCCCCGAAGAGAACTTCGAGACCTACTACCGCTACCTCGAAATGGTCCGCGAGGAGTACAAGGACCGCGCCATCGAGGACGTGCGCCACGCGCTGGCCTACGACATCGAGGAGATTCAGCGCCAAGGCGAGAAGTACATGGACCACGTCATGGCGTACATCGACGACGACACCGTCGAGGACGAACTCACCGGCCGCGAGCAGGAACCCGACGAGAGTTTCCTCCGGGCCGTCGAGGAGAAACTCGATATCCCGCGCGACCGCAAGAACGACTTCCGCCAAGAGGTGAGCAACTGGGTCTCGCGGCGCGCCCGCGAGGGGTCGCCGTTCGACCCGCAGGACAACGACCGCCTGCGCCGCGCGCTGGAGCGCAAGCTCTGGGAGGACAAGAAGCATAACATCAACTTCTCGGCGCTGGTTTCCAGCAACGAGATGGACGACGACGAACAGAACGCGTGGATAGACGCACTCGTCGATCAGGGCTACTCCCGCGAGGGCGCGAAGGAGGTGCTGGAGTTCGCCGGTGCAGAGGTCGCCCGCGCGGAGATGGAGGACTAACCGTGGCGACCGGCCACGACGACCGGACCGGCCGCGACGCCACCGGCCGCGAGGAGTCGTCCTCCCGCCCCGAGGACGCGCCCGACGGCGGCGAGTTCATCGAGGCGGCCGACCGCGAACTCCGGGAGACCTACGAGGAGCCAAAGAGCCTCGCCGACTTCGTGGACGAGGCCTTCGAGAACCCGACCGTCGCGGCCCACGCCAGCAAGTACCTACTGGAAGCCATCGAGTCGATGGGCACTCGGACCGTCGTCGAGGAGGGCGACGAGACGGAGCGATACGTCTTCTTCGACGACCCGCACAACGACGGCGAACACGCCATCTTGGGCAACACGGAGGTCCTGAACGCCTTCGTGGACGACCTGCGCTCCATCGCGGCCGAGCGCGGCAAGGCCGAGAAGATAATCTGGTTCGACGGGCCGACCGCGACCGGCAAGTCCGAACTGAAGCGGTGTCTCGTCAACGGCCTCCGGGAGTTCTCGAAGACCGAGGAGGGACGGCGCTACACCGTCGAGTGGAACATCGCCAGCGCGAGCGAGGCCAGGAGCCTGAGCTACGGCGACGAGCGCGCGGTCGCCGACGAGGAGAACTGGTTCCCGAGTCCGGTCCAGACCAACCCCCTGACCGTGTTCCCCGAGGAGGTCCGCGAGGACATCCTTGAGCGAATCAACGAGGGAGTCGCGGACCACATCGACCTCAAAGTCGATAGCGCGCTCGACCCCTTCAGCCGCGAGGCGTACGACTACCTCGAAGAGCAGTACCGCCGGACCGGCGAGGAGAATCTGTTCTCGGCCATCACCGACCCGAACCATCTCCGAGTGAAAAACTACGTCGTGGACATCGGAACGGGCATCGGCGTCCTCCACTCTGAGGACTCCGGACCGCCCAAGGAGCGACTCGTCGGGTCGTGGATGCGCGGCATGCTACAGGAGTTGGACTCCCGCGGTCGCAAGAACCCCCAAGCGTTCAGCTACGACGGGGTTCTCTCGCAGGGCAACGGCCTGCTGACCATCGTGGAGGACGCCGCCCAGCACGCCGACTTGCTCCAGAAGTTGCTCAACGTCCCCGACGAGAAGACCGTCAAGCTGGACAAGGGCATCCAGATGGACATCGACACGCAACTCCTCATCATTTCAAACCCCGACTTGGAAGCCCAACTCAATCAGCACGCCGAGGCGGGAGGTGCAGACCCCCTGAAGGCGCTCAAGCGCAGACTCGACCGGCGGCGCTTCAAGTATCTCACGAACCTGAGTCTGGAGGCCGAACTCATCCGCCGGGAACTCACGAACGAAACCGACGTGTGGAAGGCCGAGAGCTACGACGAACTCGAAACCCTGATTCGGGAACCGCTCGCGGTGCAGGTGCGAAACGACGACCACGGGGCGGGCGTCGGCGAGCGCGAACTCGCGCCCCACGCCGTCGAGGCCGCCGCGCTCTACAGCGTCGTCACCAGACTCGACGGCGAGGACGTGCCCGCGGGTCTCGATTTGGTGGATAAGGCGAAACTGTTTGACAGGGGCTACCTGCTCGACGGCGACGACCGACTCGACGTGGACGACTTCGAGTTCAGCGACGACCCGAGCGACGGCGAGCAGGGCATTCCCGTCACCTACACCCGCGACGTTATCGCGGACCTGCTCAACGACGAGAGCGAGCGCGCTCACGCCGAGTACCCCGTCGAGGCGGTCATCATGCCCCGCGACATCCTGAACGCGATGGCCGAGGGACTGACGGGCGCGCCCGTCTTCTCGACGGCCGAGCGCACCGAGTACGAGAACCGACTCGTCCCGGTGAAAAACCACATCTTCCAGAAGCAGGAGGACGACGTGTTAGACGCCATCATGGCCGACAAGCGCGTGGACGAGGAGACAGTCGAAGAGTACATCGAACATGTCTACGCGTGGGCGACCGACGAGCGCGTCGAGAACGACCGCGGCGAGCGCGTGGAACCCGACCCGCTGAAGATGAAGGTGTTCGAGACCGACCACCTCGGTCGGTTCTCGCCCGAGAGCTACGGCGGCGACCACGCGCCCTCTCCGGCAGTCGAGGAGTTCCGGCGCAACAAGGTCATCACGGCGCTGAACCGCCACGCGTGGGAGAACCGCGACGAGGGGTTCGAGGTGGGCGACATCGACCCCAAAGAGATTCCCATCATCAAGACGGTGCTGGCGAACTACGACTGGGACGACGTGCGCCGGGTGTACGAGGACTTCGACCCGAACCAGTGGGCCGACCCGCCCGGAAACACAGAGACGGCCGCGGTGAAAGCAGAGACCATCGACAATCTCGTCGAGATGTTCGGCTACAGCGAGGCGTCGGCCGAACTGACCAGCCAACACGTCATGAGTCAGGTGAGCTACAAATGGGACTGAGAGAGGACTTAGAACGGTACCGAGAGGTCGGCGAGGCCAAGCGAGAGGACCTCGCAGACTTCATCCAGTACGGCGACCTTGGACAGAGCCTGCCCGACGAGATAAACATCCCCATCAAAATCGTGGACCTGCCGGAGTTCGCCTACGACCAGCGCGACGAGGGCGGTCTCGGGCAGGGCGACCCCGACGTGGGCGACCCGGTGGGCGAGCCACAGCCCCAACCCGGAGACGGCGACGAGGAAGGCGACCCCGGCGACGAGAGCGGCGACCACGACTACTACGAGATGGACCCCGAGGAGTTCGCCGAGGAGTTGGACGACGAGTTGGGTCTCGATTTGGAACCGAAAGGCAAGGAAGTCATCGAGGAGAAGGAGGGCGACTTCACCGACATGACTCGGACCGGTCCCGACTCCACCTTGGACTTCGAGCGGATGTTCAAGGAGGGCCTGAAGCGCAAGCTGGCGATGGACTTCGACCCGGACTTCCTCGAAGAAGTGCTGAAAATCGACGGTTGGGGACCGGACAAGACGTTCTCGTGGGCGCGCGAGAACGCCATCAACGTCTCGAAACACTGGCTCGAAGAGACCTACCGCAAGATTCCCGACGACGAGAAGACCACCTACGACTCTATCGAGGAGGTCGAAGAGACGGTTACGCGCCGGAGTACCGCCCAGAAAATAAAGGAGGAAGGCGTCCGTCACGTCCCCTTCCGGAAGGAAGACGAGCGCTACCGCTACCCCGAAATCATCGAGGAGCGCGAGAAGAACGTCGTCGTCGTCAACATCCGGGACGTGTCCGGGTCGATGCGCGAAAAGAAGCGCGAGTTGGTCGAGCGCACGTTCACGCCGCTGGACTGGTACCTGACCGGCAAGTACGACAACGCCGAGTTCGTCTACATCGCCCACGACGCCGAGGCGTGGGAGGTCGAGCGCGACGAGTTCTTCGGCATCCGGTCGGGCGGCGGCACGAAGATTTCCTCGGCGTACGAACTCGCGGCGGCGATTCTCGACGAGCGCTACCCGTGGACCGACTGGAACCGCTACGTGTTCGCGGCCGGGGATAGCGAGAACTCCCGGAACGACACCAGCGAGAACGTCGTGCCGCTGATGGAGGAGATTCCCGCGAACCTCCACGCCTACGTCGAGACCCAACCCGACGGAAAGGCCATCAACGCGACTCACGCCGAGGAAGTCGCGGACCACTTCGGCGACTCCTCGGAAGTCGCGGTCAGTTTCGTCAACAGCCCCGAGGACGTGACCGACGCCATCTACGAAATCCTCAGCACGGAGGCCGAATCATGAAAAAGCGACCCCGAACCAAGAAGGCGGCCGAACCGCTACAGGAACCGGCCAAGGAGGCCAGAAATCTGGCTCACAAGCTCGGACTCGACCCCTACGACGTGAACTACTGGGTGGTCGATTACGACGAGATGAACGAACTCATCGCGTACAACGGGTTCCAAGAGCGCTACCCCCACTGGCGCTGGGGCATGCAGTACGACCGCCAGCAAAAGCAGGGCCAGTACACGGGCGGGAAGGCCTTCGAAATCGTCATCAACGACGACCCCTCCCACGCCTTCCTACAGGAATCGAACGCCGTCGCCGACCAGAAGGCAGTCATCACCCACGTCGAGGCCCACGCCGACTTCTTCGCCAAGAACCGCTGGTACCGGATGTTCGCAGACGAGTTGGACGCCGCGGCGATGCTCGAACGCCACGCCCGGCGCATCGAGGAGTACATGTCCGACCCGGAAATCGAGCGTGAGGCCGTCGAGCGATGGATAGACAGCGTGCTGTGTCTCGAAGACAACATCGACCAACACGAACCGTTCAAGCGACAGTTCGAGCGCGCGGACGACGAGGACGACGTTCCTGACGACGAGTTGGCCGAGAAGTTGGACGAGATGGACCTCTCCGACGAGGTGAAACGCCAAGTCTTCGACGAGGAGTGGATAGACGAGCAGGCCGACGCGGCCGACTTAGACGACCCCGAGATGGACGTGTTGGCGTTCCTCCGGGACCACGGCAAGGCCTACGACGCCGAATCCGGGAAGGCCGAGGAGATGGCCGAGTGGCAGAAAGAAATTCTGGAGATGCTTCGGGCCGAATCGTACTACTTCGCGGCCCAGAAGCTCACGAAGGTGATGAACGAGGGGTGGGCCGCCTACTGGGAGTCGGTGATGATGGGCGAGGAGGCGTTCGCGGGCGACGACGAGTTCCTGCTGTACGCCGACCATCAAGCGCGCGTCCTCAATTCGCCGGGGCTGAACCCCTACCAACTCGGCAAGGAACTCTGGGAGTACATCGAGAACACCGAGAACCGCCGGGCGGTCTGTCGAAAGCTTCTCCGGACCGAGGGCGTGACGTGGCGCAACTTCCACGATACCGTGGACTTCGAGCAAGTGCAGGACCTGCTCGCGCCCGACCCGCGAATTGACGGCATCGACCCCGAGAATCTGGACGAGCTGGACGCCCTCGCGCCCGAGAAAGTGGACGAGGAGGCGCTGGAACGCACGAAAAAAGGGGAGATAGATGTCGAGCGATACCCGTGGAAGCTGTTGACCTACGAGGGACTGGCCGAGCGCCACTTCTCGCTGTGCAAGCGACAGAACCGCGGGTTCGTCCGGTCGGTCTCCCAGCAGGACTTGGAGCAGTTCGCGCGCTACATCGTGGACGACGCGCGCTACGACTCCGTCGAGGACGCCCTCGCGGATGTTGAGTACACCACCGGGTGGGACAAGATGCGCGAGGTCCGCGCGAGCAACAACGACGTGACGTTCCTCGACAGCTTCCTGACACAGGAGTTTGTCACAGA
This genomic stretch from Halorussus pelagicus harbors:
- a CDS encoding DUF5820 family protein, coding for MSDGDDTNDADMSPESDPDTSSRRDSDPDSSARDGPTDADLPEGWTVWNDEPDGRAIYAYRPDVFDADQFPAACMPTLYVAAGQANRPAAEAEYGRTNVWRVEFFLEPEVELVPARTYDTRAEAVENARELAAEFARGDLDYRDAYQVPRDAYLDELDELTGE
- a CDS encoding PrkA family serine protein kinase, translated to MTESLEELSQRYQESMPEDLRETKSFDWYLDEVYEDPKIARNAHQRVADMFDYYGTEYDEDAGVVEYLLASEDPLHDGENTFYGHEIHRAIHEFVNKVKSGARGLGPEKRIKLLLGPVGSGKSDFDRQVRTYFEDYTLSDEGRMYTYRWTNLCEVIHDQDPADDTVRSPMNQDPLVLLPVDQRQRVIDDLNENLDAPYTIQNEQSLDPASAFYMDELLAHYDDDIKQVLENHVEVVRLTADENKRQAVETFEPKDKKNQDETELTGDVNYSKIAIYGESDPRAFDYSGAFCNANRGIFSGEELLKLQREFLYDFLHATQEQTIKPKNNPRIDIDQVIVGRTNMPEYRDKKGDEKMEAFNDRTKRIDFPYVLEYDEESQIYRKMLFNADVPDVHIEPHTLEMAGLFGVLTRIEEPDSEMVDLMQKVKAYNGEIKDGEDVDVKKLREEGEESADIGEGMEGVSARFIGDEIAEAIMNSTHRDRGFLSPLSVFNHFEENLENHGSIPEENFETYYRYLEMVREEYKDRAIEDVRHALAYDIEEIQRQGEKYMDHVMAYIDDDTVEDELTGREQEPDESFLRAVEEKLDIPRDRKNDFRQEVSNWVSRRAREGSPFDPQDNDRLRRALERKLWEDKKHNINFSALVSSNEMDDDEQNAWIDALVDQGYSREGAKEVLEFAGAEVARAEMED
- a CDS encoding ribosome assembly factor SBDS produces the protein MIPLEEAVTARLESHGERFEVLVDPDAALEIKRGDFDGELTDVIAAEDVFENASRGDRPAESALEEVFGTTDPLEIIPEVITDGEIQITAEQRREMQEQKHKNLVNRITRNAVNPQMDNAPHPPERIESALEETDFRVDPMEPVETQVDDALDALRPVIPIRFDEVTVAVQVPADYAGSAQAKIRQFGELEREEWQNDGGWVGVLTFPAGMQNDFYDLVNEHTSGEAETQIIKDEDDISMR
- a CDS encoding UPF0179 family protein translates to MSSITLIGTRLANPGQEFVYQGEAAACDGCPYRDQCLNLSEGVRYRVSDVREGAQTLDCGVHDTGVTAVEVEPVGMKANVSAKNAYAGSKASLDGPCPHTECPSHEYCEPVGADFDEDYQIAEILGDPPHDYCMLDRDLTLVEFAAQEE
- a CDS encoding phosphate-starvation-inducible PsiE family protein, translating into MAADEEVADASVSEADTTPERILDMSESLIRYVEVVAALVLVVLFAIGVFDLGLQIFQTAVSGDITDPLVVVGFIDTALLLFIIVEVYETVVAYTQESNTRRIVRLVIYTGVIAMVRKAIIFRTGEYSSENAALLAATAYTIIILGLAVLLLVERRTDE
- a CDS encoding FUN14 domain-containing protein; amino-acid sequence: MPLEIDPQQLGLEFGSGAVVGGIIGFAAKKIAKLLAVIVGLELALFKFLESRGILTVDWDRLTAGVLQTSEVAQNGAPPSWVTTILSTLSVGAGFTGGFMVGFRKG
- a CDS encoding PrkA family serine protein kinase; its protein translation is MEAADRELRETYEEPKSLADFVDEAFENPTVAAHASKYLLEAIESMGTRTVVEEGDETERYVFFDDPHNDGEHAILGNTEVLNAFVDDLRSIAAERGKAEKIIWFDGPTATGKSELKRCLVNGLREFSKTEEGRRYTVEWNIASASEARSLSYGDERAVADEENWFPSPVQTNPLTVFPEEVREDILERINEGVADHIDLKVDSALDPFSREAYDYLEEQYRRTGEENLFSAITDPNHLRVKNYVVDIGTGIGVLHSEDSGPPKERLVGSWMRGMLQELDSRGRKNPQAFSYDGVLSQGNGLLTIVEDAAQHADLLQKLLNVPDEKTVKLDKGIQMDIDTQLLIISNPDLEAQLNQHAEAGGADPLKALKRRLDRRRFKYLTNLSLEAELIRRELTNETDVWKAESYDELETLIREPLAVQVRNDDHGAGVGERELAPHAVEAAALYSVVTRLDGEDVPAGLDLVDKAKLFDRGYLLDGDDRLDVDDFEFSDDPSDGEQGIPVTYTRDVIADLLNDESERAHAEYPVEAVIMPRDILNAMAEGLTGAPVFSTAERTEYENRLVPVKNHIFQKQEDDVLDAIMADKRVDEETVEEYIEHVYAWATDERVENDRGERVEPDPLKMKVFETDHLGRFSPESYGGDHAPSPAVEEFRRNKVITALNRHAWENRDEGFEVGDIDPKEIPIIKTVLANYDWDDVRRVYEDFDPNQWADPPGNTETAAVKAETIDNLVEMFGYSEASAELTSQHVMSQVSYKWD
- a CDS encoding YeaH/YhbH family protein; protein product: MGLREDLERYREVGEAKREDLADFIQYGDLGQSLPDEINIPIKIVDLPEFAYDQRDEGGLGQGDPDVGDPVGEPQPQPGDGDEEGDPGDESGDHDYYEMDPEEFAEELDDELGLDLEPKGKEVIEEKEGDFTDMTRTGPDSTLDFERMFKEGLKRKLAMDFDPDFLEEVLKIDGWGPDKTFSWARENAINVSKHWLEETYRKIPDDEKTTYDSIEEVEETVTRRSTAQKIKEEGVRHVPFRKEDERYRYPEIIEEREKNVVVVNIRDVSGSMREKKRELVERTFTPLDWYLTGKYDNAEFVYIAHDAEAWEVERDEFFGIRSGGGTKISSAYELAAAILDERYPWTDWNRYVFAAGDSENSRNDTSENVVPLMEEIPANLHAYVETQPDGKAINATHAEEVADHFGDSSEVAVSFVNSPEDVTDAIYEILSTEAES